A window of Massilia sp. NR 4-1 genomic DNA:
CGGCGGAGTGGGTGAGGGCGGCGCGGGTGATGGTGACCACGGAGATCACCTGGGCCGAAATCTGCTGGACTTGCGGTTCGCGCTGGACGATGCTGATCATGCCCACCCAGGCCGACATGCTCAGCGTGGTGAGCACGCCGAGCAGCAGGAAGGTGCGCCAAAAGAGACCGCTTTTCAGCCAGGCCAGGCGGGGGAGTTTAAACAGGCGCTTCTTCATGCGGTGCTGCCGGGCACCTTAGCGCGGCTGTCCCTCCGGGATGAAGACATAGCCCAGTCCCCATACCGTCTGGATGTACAGCGGGCTCGATGGATCCGGTTCGATCAGTTTGCGCAGGCGGGAAATCTGCACGTCCAGGCTGCGGTCGAACACCTCGTATTCGCGGCCGCGCGCCAGTTCCATCAGCTTCTCGCGCGACAGCGGCTGGCGCGCATGGCGCGCGAACACCTTCAGCACCGAGAATTCGCCGGTGGTCAGCGGCACGGTTTCGCCGTTTTTCTTCAGCGTGCGCGTGCCCAGGTCCAGCACGAACTGGCCGAATTCGAAGGTCTGCGGGGTTTCCGATGGCGCGCCCGGAATCTCGTCCGGCGCCTTGCGGCGCAGCACGGCGCCGATGCGGGCCACCAGCTCGCGCGGGTTGAAAGGCTTGGGCAGGTAATCGTCGGCGCCCATTTCCAGGCCGACGATGCGGTCCACATCCTCGCCCTTGGCGGTCAGCATGATGATCGGCGTCTGGTCGCCCGCGCCGCGCAGGCGGCGGCAGATCGACAGGCCGTCTTCGCCGGGCAGCATCAGGTCCAGCACCAGCAGGTCGTAACGCTCGCGCAGCCACAGCTTGTTCATGGCCGTGGCGTTTTCCGCCGTGAAGACATTGAAGCCCTGTTCGGTCAGATAGCGGCGCAGCAGGTCGCGCAGACGGACGTCGTCGTCCACTACCATGATCTTGGCTTGGTGGCCCTGGTTACTGCCAGAACTGTTGCTCGATTCGGTGGAGGTCGTAGTCATAATGCTGTCGGAATTGTCAGATTCATGTTGCTATGGTAACGTCATAATGGTCGCCGGAAACAATACTTGGCAGACCCATTACAAAGTGTTACAAACTTTACCCAAACGCTCTTACCCGCGTGATGAAAGGGGCATACACTTGGCCCATAGTCAGTACAGCTTATAGGTTTACCTTGCAAGACGGAAGAGGATCACGATGAACAAGCCAGCAGCAACAAGCAAAAGGACGGGAGAAGCGCAGTTGCGCCGGCACCTGCCTGCCGCTGCGCTGGCGCTGGCTTGCTCCCTGACCGCCGTCGCGGCCTGGGCCAACGGCCCCAATGATCCGCCCAGCAACCAGCCGCGCCGCGAAGAAAACCGGCCGGCGCCGCGCGAAAGCCGCGAGGCGCGCGACCGCCGCTGGGGCGACTACGAACAGCGCGCGGAGGAGCAGCGCCGCGCCATGCAGGAAAATGTGAACAATGCGGAGATGAGCCGCCGCGTGGGCCGCATGACGGCCGACGAGAAGCGCGACCTGCGCCGCCAGATCACGGAAACGGGACAGGAGTTGTACGCGATTCCGCCGCGCCGCTAGCGCGGCGCCGCAGACCGCAACCGGGCCGCTTGCGGCCCTTTTTGTTTGCGCAACTTTCTCATATTTGCAACCGGCGGCGGCGAAACGCGCGAACAGGGGTGTGTTTAGCCCCGGTTCGTGGTACGCTTCCCCGATATAATAAAGAAATAAATGTTGCTGGCGTGACAAATGCAGTCCCGTTAGGCGTTCATTGGGGGATTCATGTCAGACGTCGCTCCTGCGGGGCAAGCTAGTGGAGAGGGCGAGCTGCCGTCGTCGATCGTCAAGCGCGAGGATGGCGTCTACTTCAAGGCCGATGCCGGTACAGTGGCCTGCCAGGCGGCCGCCAACCAGGTCTTCCTGTCCAGCGCCTACTTCAGCGGCCTCGATTACGGCGTCTTTCTGCGCGCCCTGTACGAGGCCGGGCCGGAACTGCCCGAGGGTATCCAGGGCCAGCCCCTGATCCGTTTCGCCGACGATATCGTTCCCTTCAATCCCGCCCGCCGCGGCTTCTACAAATCGGTCCGCATCAGCAATGGCGAGGCTGAATACTAT
This region includes:
- the ompR gene encoding two-component system response regulator OmpR: MTTTSTESSNSSGSNQGHQAKIMVVDDDVRLRDLLRRYLTEQGFNVFTAENATAMNKLWLRERYDLLVLDLMLPGEDGLSICRRLRGAGDQTPIIMLTAKGEDVDRIVGLEMGADDYLPKPFNPRELVARIGAVLRRKAPDEIPGAPSETPQTFEFGQFVLDLGTRTLKKNGETVPLTTGEFSVLKVFARHARQPLSREKLMELARGREYEVFDRSLDVQISRLRKLIEPDPSSPLYIQTVWGLGYVFIPEGQPR